In the genome of Balneola sp., one region contains:
- a CDS encoding ADP-ribosylglycohydrolase family protein, translating into MNTRFLILSCIIIVSCAPPSTKEFAPTDPSLEYLPYKPTGAEFVVSRAEYEDKLYGFWLGQCIANWTGLVTEMDKIGSIGDIRTGDFYTREDWGKPDQPNIWSEGESSPLSPTIDFVFEDSSGVWGADDDTDIEYMYQHLLFENQTSLLTGEQIRDGWLNHIHEEEENYLWVSNQTAFDLMGEGTTPPETSNPDLNPHYEMIDAQLTTEIFGLFSPARPDFAREMATLPIQTTAREEAEWISMFYVNMYAQAIHIDSINQIKQKLFRNAEYAKSAFPEDSYPAKMYDFVKSRYEAGIPWEQTRDEIYQRYQVEEQDGYDITSQNLYCNGCFAAGINFAASLVSLFYGEGDLIETIKIGALAGWDSDNPTATWGGMLGFIYGKEEIERAFNREFSQTFYIHRTRKGFPNDGYDSFSNMARKGLFITDRVIQEDLGGGVDLEKNVWYIPVSN; encoded by the coding sequence ATGAATACCAGATTCTTGATCCTTTCATGTATTATTATCGTTTCATGTGCTCCACCTTCTACAAAGGAATTTGCTCCTACTGATCCCTCTCTAGAATATCTCCCATACAAACCCACTGGAGCTGAATTCGTTGTTTCCAGAGCAGAGTATGAGGACAAACTTTATGGGTTTTGGCTTGGGCAATGCATTGCCAACTGGACCGGCCTTGTTACCGAAATGGACAAAATTGGAAGTATCGGTGATATAAGAACCGGTGATTTTTATACCCGCGAGGATTGGGGTAAACCCGATCAACCTAATATATGGTCAGAAGGAGAATCCAGTCCCCTATCTCCAACCATTGATTTTGTATTTGAAGACTCTTCAGGAGTATGGGGAGCAGATGACGATACTGATATTGAGTATATGTACCAGCATCTTCTGTTTGAAAACCAGACCAGCCTTTTAACAGGAGAACAGATACGAGATGGGTGGCTTAATCATATACATGAGGAAGAGGAAAATTATCTGTGGGTTTCAAATCAAACTGCTTTCGACTTAATGGGAGAAGGAACAACACCACCTGAAACGAGTAATCCGGATTTAAATCCTCACTATGAAATGATTGATGCCCAACTTACTACTGAGATCTTTGGGCTCTTCTCACCTGCAAGACCGGATTTTGCGAGAGAAATGGCAACACTTCCTATTCAAACGACAGCCAGAGAAGAAGCAGAATGGATTTCAATGTTTTATGTGAATATGTATGCTCAAGCGATTCATATTGATTCCATCAATCAAATTAAGCAGAAACTTTTCCGAAATGCTGAATATGCGAAAAGTGCTTTCCCTGAAGACTCTTACCCTGCAAAGATGTATGATTTCGTTAAATCCCGATATGAAGCGGGAATTCCATGGGAACAAACGCGTGATGAAATCTACCAGCGCTATCAGGTTGAAGAACAGGATGGATATGATATCACTTCTCAAAATCTATATTGTAATGGTTGCTTTGCTGCAGGTATAAACTTTGCCGCCAGTTTAGTGAGTCTCTTTTATGGAGAAGGAGATTTGATAGAAACTATTAAAATCGGTGCACTCGCCGGTTGGGATTCGGATAATCCTACTGCCACCTGGGGTGGAATGCTGGGTTTTATCTATGGAAAGGAAGAAATCGAAAGGGCATTCAACCGCGAATTTTCGCAAACCTTTTATATACATCGAACCCGGAAAGGATTTCCAAATGATGGCTATGATTCTTTTTCTAATATGGCTAGAAAAGGACTATTTATTACTGATCGGGTTATCCAAGAGGATCTTGGTGGTGGTGTAGATTTAGAAAAGAATGTTTGGTATATCCCGGTCTCTAACTAG
- a CDS encoding gfo/Idh/MocA family oxidoreductase, producing MKKLILIILFVAIITPALAAQESDKPLRVGVVGLTHTHVHWILGRPNLGDIEIVGIVEPNRDLAQRYSDQHGYSMEIVFDTMEEMFETTAPEAVTAFGTIYEHLEVVQEAAPRGIHVMVEKPLAVSLDHAKQMKALADEHDIHLLTNYETTWYPTNHKVFEMTQKGELGDLRKVIVNDGHQGPVEIGVNEEFLEWLTDPIQNGAGALTDFGCYGANLITWLKKGERPESVFAVTQTIKPDIYPNVDDEATIILTYPDMQGIIQASWNWPVSRKDMEVYGKTGFAIAENRNNMRYQFSEDDPLVRDQLPELEYPFNDPFAIFAAVIRGELELPSYDLSSLENNMIVMEILDAAIRSAESGTRIYLD from the coding sequence ATGAAGAAACTCATTCTAATAATCTTATTTGTCGCGATTATAACACCAGCTCTTGCAGCTCAAGAAAGTGACAAACCACTAAGAGTAGGTGTAGTTGGCCTCACCCACACTCATGTGCACTGGATTTTGGGTAGACCCAACCTTGGAGATATCGAAATTGTGGGAATTGTAGAGCCTAACAGGGATCTGGCTCAACGATATTCGGATCAACATGGCTACTCCATGGAGATAGTTTTTGACACCATGGAAGAAATGTTTGAGACTACTGCCCCTGAAGCAGTAACCGCATTTGGTACTATTTACGAACATCTGGAAGTAGTACAAGAGGCGGCTCCTCGAGGTATTCATGTTATGGTTGAAAAGCCCCTGGCAGTAAGCCTTGATCATGCTAAGCAAATGAAGGCTCTGGCAGATGAACATGACATCCATTTACTAACCAATTATGAGACTACCTGGTATCCTACCAATCATAAAGTCTTTGAAATGACGCAAAAAGGAGAGTTAGGAGATTTAAGGAAGGTAATTGTAAATGATGGGCATCAAGGTCCCGTTGAAATTGGCGTTAATGAGGAATTCCTCGAATGGCTCACCGATCCTATACAAAACGGAGCCGGAGCTTTGACTGATTTTGGATGCTACGGAGCTAATCTTATCACCTGGTTAAAAAAAGGTGAACGGCCTGAGTCGGTATTTGCAGTCACTCAAACCATCAAGCCAGATATTTACCCGAATGTGGATGATGAAGCTACAATCATACTTACTTACCCCGATATGCAGGGCATCATTCAGGCAAGCTGGAACTGGCCTGTATCAAGAAAGGATATGGAGGTGTATGGAAAAACTGGTTTCGCTATCGCGGAGAATAGAAATAATATGAGATACCAGTTTTCGGAAGATGATCCACTTGTAAGAGATCAGTTACCTGAACTTGAATATCCCTTTAATGATCCATTTGCGATTTTTGCAGCCGTAATACGAGGAGAATTAGAGCTCCCCTCCTACGATCTTTCCTCACTTGAAAACAATATGATTGTAATGGAAATTTTGGATGCTGCTATACGAAGTGCTGAGAGCGGAACTAGAATTTATTTGGATTAA
- a CDS encoding RNA polymerase sigma factor, with the protein MIDENKCIQEISKGNEKALKDLYDLYSQKVYNTILSYTKNEEDAQELLQDVFVTVYNSAGSFKFNSSVSTWIYRISINKSIDFIRKKDTRNRKGLLSLFKPGSTQIEHDVEDFAHPGVRMEQKEDAKLLFKVIDELSENQKTAFILTQVEGLSQQETADIMEITRKAVESLVQRAKANLRKSLEKYFPNRGDSQKNTTK; encoded by the coding sequence ATGATAGATGAGAATAAATGCATACAGGAAATTTCTAAAGGGAATGAGAAAGCATTAAAAGACCTGTATGACCTTTATTCTCAAAAAGTATACAACACCATTTTAAGTTATACCAAGAACGAGGAAGATGCCCAGGAGCTTCTTCAGGATGTTTTTGTAACGGTGTATAATTCCGCTGGATCTTTCAAATTCAATTCTTCGGTGAGTACCTGGATTTACAGGATATCAATTAACAAGTCCATCGATTTTATCCGAAAAAAAGATACCAGGAATAGAAAAGGACTTTTATCTCTGTTTAAACCTGGTAGCACTCAAATTGAGCATGATGTTGAGGATTTTGCACATCCCGGAGTTCGAATGGAGCAGAAAGAAGACGCGAAACTTCTGTTTAAAGTAATTGATGAGCTATCCGAAAATCAGAAAACAGCATTTATTTTAACTCAGGTTGAAGGCTTATCTCAGCAGGAAACGGCTGATATTATGGAGATTACCAGAAAAGCAGTCGAGTCTTTAGTCCAACGAGCTAAAGCGAACTTGAGAAAAAGTTTAGAAAAATATTTTCCCAACCGAGGGGATTCACAAAAAAATACGACCAAATAG
- a CDS encoding YHYH protein: MNIFKIFLSTLTTVGLLSFIYASNSINKLESGTDSELSPAFSEFDSENISIVLDGNRVIIETNGLPNHASPYWSNSEGRTAVAPGGRTLTTQASEEDHPLFVEPTVTSFRTMAPGNIDDFNGSYTLTVSTNPVKASRSSATGMGPIGIAVSGAMIYNDREGPNRPLDHAINSLDFNGAHTGPQSYHYHLEPKAWSEDDEKLIGIMADGFFLYGRRDYDGTYPTDLDESGGHFGPTPHNPDGEYHYHIQNELYLNQYHILFPGVFQGTASRIH, from the coding sequence ATGAATATTTTTAAGATTTTCTTATCAACCCTCACAACAGTCGGATTGCTTTCATTCATATATGCTTCCAATTCGATCAATAAACTGGAGAGTGGCACAGATTCTGAACTCAGTCCTGCATTTTCAGAATTTGATTCAGAGAATATTTCCATTGTTTTAGATGGTAACCGTGTAATTATCGAAACCAATGGACTCCCCAATCATGCCTCTCCCTATTGGTCAAATTCAGAGGGAAGAACTGCTGTCGCTCCTGGTGGTAGAACATTAACAACACAAGCGTCAGAAGAAGATCATCCTCTGTTTGTAGAACCAACGGTAACTTCATTCCGAACGATGGCCCCAGGCAATATTGATGATTTTAATGGATCCTATACCCTGACAGTTTCAACTAATCCGGTAAAAGCTTCTAGATCTTCCGCTACTGGAATGGGACCAATCGGGATAGCTGTAAGCGGAGCTATGATTTATAATGATCGTGAGGGGCCTAATCGCCCGCTTGACCACGCTATCAATTCTCTGGATTTCAATGGTGCGCATACCGGACCTCAAAGTTATCATTACCACTTAGAGCCAAAAGCGTGGTCAGAAGATGATGAGAAACTAATTGGGATTATGGCTGATGGGTTCTTCTTATATGGTCGCAGAGACTATGATGGTACTTATCCCACTGATCTTGATGAATCAGGTGGTCATTTTGGACCAACTCCCCATAACCCTGATGGAGAATATCATTACCACATTCAAAATGAACTGTACCTAAATCAGTATCACATCTTATTTCCGGGAGTCTTCCAGGGAACGGCCAGCAGAATCCATTAA
- a CDS encoding YHYH protein, translating to MKRNRNLFLAIMLPGILLVGCSTDSDSDEEIEDSITYELPAAFSAFSTDNVTAIIDGSEVVIETNGLPNHTSPYWSQDHELFVEPTVTSFDQMAPGTIDQFNGSYTLRVPVNPTKAANSTSTGLGAIGIAVSGAVIYNDQEGPNVPLDDAVVSLDYTAAHTGPQSYHYHLEPKAWSDDDDELIGIIADGFLLYGRICPSTETYPTDLDESGGHTSITKYDSENESYHYHILNELYLNQYYILFPGDYQGTANAIN from the coding sequence ATGAAACGAAACAGAAATCTCTTTTTGGCTATTATGCTTCCAGGGATACTTCTAGTTGGATGCTCTACTGACTCTGATTCTGATGAGGAAATAGAGGATTCAATCACCTACGAATTACCAGCAGCATTCTCAGCATTCTCAACCGATAACGTAACTGCTATAATTGACGGTAGCGAGGTTGTCATCGAGACCAACGGGCTTCCAAATCATACTTCTCCATATTGGTCTCAGGATCATGAACTTTTTGTTGAGCCTACCGTTACCTCATTTGATCAAATGGCTCCTGGAACCATAGATCAATTCAATGGTAGTTATACACTTCGAGTACCTGTTAACCCAACCAAAGCAGCTAACTCTACATCTACAGGCCTGGGAGCAATTGGGATCGCAGTAAGTGGAGCAGTTATATATAACGATCAGGAAGGCCCTAATGTCCCACTAGATGATGCCGTGGTATCACTTGATTATACAGCCGCCCATACAGGACCTCAAAGTTACCACTATCATCTTGAACCTAAAGCGTGGTCGGATGATGATGACGAGCTTATTGGCATCATCGCTGACGGTTTCCTTTTATATGGTCGCATTTGCCCTTCTACAGAAACTTACCCAACTGACCTAGATGAATCTGGTGGGCATACAAGCATAACAAAATATGATTCTGAAAATGAATCTTACCATTACCATATTCTAAATGAGCTGTACTTAAATCAGTACTACATTTTATTCCCAGGAGACTATCAAGGAACCGCAAATGCAATCAACTAG
- a CDS encoding toxin-antitoxin system YwqK family antitoxin, giving the protein MQSTSIYIILLLCSLLASSDAGKDSFTIEVVKDQLTLNPNEGIFYYNEEPYTGVAVEYFPNTQIAESITYQDGKRNGLRQKWYEHGALSFEANYIENKLHGQISTWWSNGVLRSQANYELGVLNGIAEQWYESGALFKRMNLVNGKEEGMQQAWRENGKLYTNYEAKNGRIFGLKRANLCFELENEIVQINEEL; this is encoded by the coding sequence ATGCAATCAACTAGTATATATATTATTCTCCTACTTTGTTCTTTACTTGCATCTTCGGATGCAGGTAAAGATTCCTTTACTATCGAAGTAGTGAAGGATCAGCTTACCCTGAACCCGAATGAAGGAATCTTCTATTATAATGAAGAACCTTATACAGGAGTGGCTGTCGAGTATTTTCCCAATACGCAAATTGCTGAATCGATAACCTATCAGGACGGCAAAAGGAATGGTCTTCGACAAAAATGGTATGAACATGGAGCTCTGAGTTTTGAAGCAAACTATATCGAGAATAAGCTGCACGGACAGATAAGCACCTGGTGGTCGAATGGTGTATTGCGCAGCCAGGCTAACTATGAGCTGGGTGTATTAAATGGCATTGCAGAACAATGGTATGAAAGTGGTGCCTTATTCAAAAGGATGAATCTAGTTAATGGAAAAGAAGAAGGTATGCAACAAGCCTGGAGAGAAAATGGGAAGCTTTATACAAACTATGAAGCAAAAAATGGGAGGATCTTTGGCTTAAAGCGCGCCAATCTTTGTTTTGAACTAGAAAATGAAATTGTACAGATCAATGAAGAACTTTAG